Proteins co-encoded in one Flavobacterium fluviale genomic window:
- the nadE gene encoding NAD(+) synthase → MAKKSTIQTEKVNTHIVEWLKNYANSAKVNGFVIGISGGVDSAVTSTLCAQTGLKVLCVEMPIHQAESQVSRAKEHIEQLKKRFPNVSNVQTDLTETFESFKSAVPKTDDDAKVSLALANTRARIRMTSLYYLAGLHGLLVAGTGNKVEDFGVGFYTKYGDGGVDLSPIADLMKSDVYALGEFLEIPQSILTAAPTDGLFGDNRTDEDQLGASYDELEWAMLAAESGKTAGDFEGREKSVFEIYKRLNTSNKHKMDPIPVCIIPKTLK, encoded by the coding sequence ATGGCTAAAAAAAGTACAATTCAGACAGAAAAAGTAAATACGCATATTGTAGAGTGGTTAAAAAATTATGCCAATAGCGCTAAAGTGAACGGTTTTGTAATCGGAATCTCCGGCGGTGTGGACTCTGCGGTAACTTCAACTTTATGCGCGCAGACAGGACTGAAAGTATTGTGTGTAGAAATGCCTATTCATCAGGCAGAAAGCCAGGTAAGTAGAGCAAAAGAACATATTGAACAATTGAAAAAACGTTTCCCAAATGTTTCTAACGTTCAAACTGATTTAACCGAAACTTTTGAATCTTTTAAAAGTGCTGTTCCAAAAACAGATGATGACGCAAAAGTAAGCCTTGCATTGGCCAATACACGTGCTCGTATTAGAATGACTTCTTTATATTACTTAGCGGGTCTTCATGGTTTACTAGTTGCCGGAACAGGAAACAAAGTGGAAGATTTTGGAGTAGGTTTTTACACCAAATATGGAGATGGCGGCGTAGATTTGAGTCCGATTGCCGATTTAATGAAATCTGATGTTTATGCATTAGGAGAATTTTTAGAAATTCCGCAGTCAATTTTAACAGCAGCACCTACAGATGGATTATTTGGCGACAATCGTACCGATGAAGACCAATTAGGAGCAAGTTATGATGAACTTGAATGGGCGATGTTAGCCGCGGAGTCAGGAAAAACGGCAGGTGACTTCGAGGGGAGAGAAAAATCTGTCTTTGAAATTTATAAAAGATTAAACACCAGCAACAAGCATAAAATGGACCCAATTCCGGTGTGTATTATACCAAAAACGTTAAAATAA
- the gldB gene encoding gliding motility lipoprotein GldB produces MKIYRFAVVLCLFFLSCDQKSKVEKEVEEIPVDIKVERFDKVFFETKPQDLAAVKRQYPFFFPAGNDDNIWLQKMNDPIWKEVYEEVQKKYSNFEPVRKEFDALFQHVKYYFPKTKIPKVITVIGEMDYTAKSIYADSLVIVALELYLGKDHKFYEFPNYLKQNFEERQIMPDVVSSFSYRNIPNLPDRSLVAQMVFEGKQLYAKDLLLPDYADAEKMGYTPEQIKWCQENEAYMWRYFIENEMLYSDDPKLTTRFMTPAPFSKFYLEIDNDSPGRVGAWIGWQMVRSYMKNNNVSLAELFKVQPKEIFEKSKYKPKK; encoded by the coding sequence ATGAAAATTTATCGCTTTGCAGTGGTTCTGTGCCTGTTTTTTTTGTCTTGCGACCAAAAATCTAAGGTTGAAAAAGAAGTAGAAGAAATTCCTGTTGATATTAAAGTTGAACGCTTTGATAAAGTTTTTTTTGAGACAAAACCTCAAGATCTTGCAGCGGTAAAAAGACAGTATCCATTTTTCTTTCCTGCGGGTAATGATGATAATATATGGCTGCAGAAAATGAACGATCCTATCTGGAAGGAAGTTTATGAAGAGGTACAAAAAAAATACAGCAATTTTGAACCAGTTCGTAAAGAGTTCGATGCTCTTTTTCAGCATGTGAAATATTATTTTCCTAAAACTAAAATTCCTAAAGTAATTACAGTTATAGGTGAAATGGATTATACTGCTAAATCAATTTATGCAGACAGTCTTGTAATTGTGGCTTTAGAACTGTACTTAGGGAAAGATCATAAGTTTTATGAGTTCCCAAATTATTTAAAACAGAATTTTGAAGAAAGACAGATCATGCCAGATGTGGTTTCGAGTTTTTCTTACCGCAATATTCCCAATTTACCAGACAGAAGTTTAGTGGCTCAAATGGTTTTTGAAGGAAAACAGCTTTATGCAAAAGATCTGCTTCTTCCAGATTATGCTGATGCTGAAAAAATGGGTTATACACCAGAACAGATTAAATGGTGTCAAGAAAATGAAGCCTATATGTGGCGTTATTTTATAGAAAATGAAATGCTGTACAGCGATGATCCAAAATTAACGACACGATTTATGACACCTGCTCCTTTTTCTAAATTCTATTTGGAAATAGACAACGATTCTCCAGGGCGCGTTGGTGCTTGGATAGGATGGCAGATGGTGCGTTCTTATATGAAAAACAATAATGTTTCTTTAGCGGAATTATTTAAAGTTCAGCCGAAAGAGATTTTCGAAAAATCAAAATATAAACCTAAGAAATAA
- the gldC gene encoding gliding motility protein GldC, with the protein MADTINSEIKFNVELDENRVPEKLTWSAQDGGVNAEEAKAIMLSIWDSKAKETMRIDLWTKDMPVDEMKIFFHQTLVAMADTFKRATDDEKMSDTMKDFCDYFAEKLDLTKQ; encoded by the coding sequence ATGGCAGACACAATAAATTCAGAAATTAAATTCAACGTAGAATTAGATGAAAACCGCGTTCCAGAAAAATTAACTTGGAGTGCTCAAGATGGCGGCGTAAATGCTGAAGAAGCAAAAGCGATAATGTTGTCTATTTGGGACAGCAAAGCAAAAGAAACAATGCGTATCGATTTATGGACAAAAGATATGCCGGTAGATGAAATGAAGATTTTCTTCCACCAGACTTTAGTGGCAATGGCGGATACTTTTAAACGTGCTACAGACGACGAAAAAATGTCTGACACTATGAAAGATTTCTGTGATTATTTTGCTGAAAAATTGGATCTAACAAAGCAATAA